The genomic region GGCAGCCACTCATCATCCGCATCTTGAAAGGCAATAAATTCACCGCGCGCCTGCTGAATGCCAAGATTTCTCGCCGCTGAGACTCCACGAGGCTCTTGTGAATATCGCCGAACTCGTGCGTCCGCCATGGCGGGAACATCCCCGCGTGACGTTTTTGTCGAACTGTCAATCACGATGACTTCTATAGGAGGGCCGTCCTGATCGAGCACGCTCCTGAGCGCCTGATCAAGATAGTCGACACAATTGTGAACAGGCACGATGACACTGACCAACGGTCTCGGCATCGTCGCATCGCCTCCAACACTACTCATTTCAGCTTTTCAGAACTCCAAGCCGGACCTTGGTGGATCCCCCGTTTCATACGCTTACCGATAGCAATGAATGAATTGGGAAGAAGGCTGAACCCGATATACAGCCACGTCAGGATATCGAAGGGGCGATATCGGAGGCCCATGCTGAAGAGAGTTCTGGCCAATGGTCGGTCGCCGCGGTCCAGACACGCAATCCCCAACTCCCAGCAATCCTTCCCCTGCAATCGTTCTACACGAGAACGCAAGTCTTGAGGAACCAAGTCCGCTCGAAGATGTTTCTCTCGAACTCGCGCCCGATCAAGTGCCCAGGTCATGTCTCTGGTATCTTGCGCCCCCGATAGTCCAGAGGAGTGCACTCGATACTCCGCGAGAACCTTGTCGATATACAGAAAAGAGTGTTTCGTAGATACCCGAAGCCACAAGTCCAGGTCCTCGCAGGTCTTGAAGGTCTCATCAAATCCACCGAATTCCTCAAGCACGTCTTTCGCGGCCAACACGGCACAGGTGCCGATGCAGTTACCCAACATCAGCTCCCAGTACAACTGACCATAGGCAAGGTCACCTTCAGTTACTCTGTGTTCTTCAAGCCAGATCTTAAAATGCGGCCAGCAGGCAGAAGGCAGGATTACTCCGGAGTGGTCGAACATGGCGTAGTCAGAAAATACCAGTGCAGCATCGGGAAAATGTCGCAGCGCGAGAATCTGAGCCTCGATCCTTCCGGGGAGCCAGCGGTCATCTGCATCCTGAAATGCGACAAGAGACCCACGGGCCTGCCTTAGGCCGAAGTTCCTAGCCGCTGAAACGCCTTTCGGTTCTTGATAGAAATAGCGGACTTTCTCACCGTACCGCTCAAGTGCTTGCTTGGTATCATCAGTTGAACTATCGACAATGATAATTTCGAGGTTTGCATACGTCTGTTTCAGAACCGTATCGACCGCCTCCCGAATATAATCTTGGGAGTTATATGTGGGAATGATTACGCTGACCAATGGCTCGAACATTCAGATTCCTCTGCAACATCGTGCCAGAGTCTCAGGGAGGCCAGCGGTCATGCCCTTTCCCCTAATTCAGGTCAAAAACGGACAGACAAGGGATTCAACTCTCTGATCAGAGAGAAACAGGATGAGCAATAAAGTAGTAGTTTAGGCCCTTATTAAACTGTTCGCAAAATCCATCCCGCGATAGCGGCTGTCGACCAACCAGCCAGCCATCCAGAAGCGAAATACCAAGACCGCATTCATCACAAAGAAGATCGTATATCTGCTCGGGCCTCGTCCCGTAGCAATCCGCTGCACCAATTCCGTGCTCGAACACAATAATCGGCTTGCACCTGTTGATCGTACGGGCGCCTCCTCGGAGCACCTGAAACTCAGCACCTTCAACATCTATTTTAATGAAATCGACGCAATCATGCTCGCCGATTATCGAATCCAGGCGGTCGGTGGGTACGGTAATCGTGCAATCCGTTTCGTTGGGGCGATCGTATCTTCGCTTGAGCAAACCGCTGTACGCAGGATTCGAAACGACATAGTTAAATGACACGACATCTGCACGATCACTCAAGGCAAGATTAAACACTCTTACGGGAGGAAACGTAAATGAATCCGAAAGTCTCTTATACAGCTCCGGCAAGGGTTCGAACGCAAAAAATGTTCCCTTCGGAGCCATCTCCATCATCCACCGAAGAAACGAGCCTGCATGGCATCCAACATCCACGCAAACGGATCGCTCCTTCAGGCACTTCTTCATTACCTCATAGGACAGAACGTCGTAGAATTGATTCTTGTCGATCATGCCGAGCAATAGGCGAACTTTCGGAGCGAACGCAGGCCCGGCAATCCGTTTCAGTAATTGTCTTGTACGGAGAATCACGGCTAATTGTGCCCCTCATGATCGGACTATATAGAAGTGTCCAGATTACCACCATGGGGTCACATCTTTCCATCGAGCGGCAGGCTTTATGAATAGCCGGACAAGCGGCAGGACCGCTTTCACGACCGGGTGATTTATGATCATGTTGTAATTCGCCTCGTAATAGGAGAACTGGGTCGCCATCTCGTCCAGCCGTTTCCGAACATACTTTTCTCCTCCCGCCCTGATCACCACCACCGCCGTATCGATAACCATATGATGCCTAAACGCGGTTGTCTTCGCGGTTCCATGTGAGAGGGAAGTAGATAAGAGAGCTTCAACGGCTTGGAACTGTACGCCGCATTTAGCCATCCGTAGCCAATAATCCACATCAAATGCAATATGTGTGTGTTCGTCAAGCGGGCCGACAAGTTCCCATGCCGATCGCCGGAAAAAGCAAGATGGCTGCAGAAAATCCCCGCCATCCAACCACTGACAAAACCGCTCGAATGTGAGTTCCCCTGCTTTTCTAAAATATATCTCCCGCCCGGTGGTATCTACGATTCTCCCGTGACCCACAAAGGCGCCAATCTTGGGGTATCGGCGGACATGGTCGGCGATCAGGTGCAGAGAGCCCGGCTCCACGCAATCATCAGAGTTAAGCCATGTCATCACCTCTCCAGTCGAGTGGTGAAATCCCTTGTTGATAGCATGACTTTGCCCTCGGTCTTTCTCGCTTATCCAGTAAGCCAGATGTTTCTGATATTTCTCAATGACTTGGACGCTATTATCGGTACTTCCACCGTCCATCACGATATATTCGAGATTGGGATAGTTTTGATCGAGGATGGACGTGATGGTCTGCTCGATAAATCGACCATGATTATAGCAGGGAGTTACGACGGTAATTTTAGGGTACGATTCCATCATCCATCCATCTGTTCAGATTGCTTTCAGTCCATCACTTCAAGCTGAAGAAGGGCATCCTCCTCGAACAATGCGGCTCCCATTTGTTTGATTCCCGCGAGGAGACGGACCGATAACTCCGAGCCCAACTCCATGTGCTCAAGCCGATAGCCAAACTTTTTATGGTAATCAGAAATTGTTTCTCGCGCAGCCGGAAGTCTGAATGGATGCTGGGTTCGACCGGTGCGGCCGAAATCGTCCTTGACTCCATTGAGCTTGAAATCATACGCCACTCGACTTCCCGGAAGCAGTTCCTTGGCAAGTAGAGACAAGAATCTGTCGAATGTATCGGTATTGACATAGGGACTCACACCTTCCATAAACACAAACCCTTTGCCCGTCCGATTCCGACTCAGCCATGATTCCAATTCTGGCCATGCCGCATCATTCAAGTTCACGGACATGTAAGCCACATGATCGAAGACTCCCTGCCTCCGAGACATCTCCTCTTTTTGCGCAATGGCCACAGGTTGATCACACTCTAATACCTTGATTCCTTTTTTCTCCAATGCATCGTTGAACCGGTACGGACGCGTATCGGTTCCGCACCC from Nitrospira japonica harbors:
- a CDS encoding glycosyltransferase, translated to MFEPLVSVIIPTYNSQDYIREAVDTVLKQTYANLEIIIVDSSTDDTKQALERYGEKVRYFYQEPKGVSAARNFGLRQARGSLVAFQDADDRWLPGRIEAQILALRHFPDAALVFSDYAMFDHSGVILPSACWPHFKIWLEEHRVTEGDLAYGQLYWELMLGNCIGTCAVLAAKDVLEEFGGFDETFKTCEDLDLWLRVSTKHSFLYIDKVLAEYRVHSSGLSGAQDTRDMTWALDRARVREKHLRADLVPQDLRSRVERLQGKDCWELGIACLDRGDRPLARTLFSMGLRYRPFDILTWLYIGFSLLPNSFIAIGKRMKRGIHQGPAWSSEKLK
- a CDS encoding FkbM family methyltransferase, whose translation is MILRTRQLLKRIAGPAFAPKVRLLLGMIDKNQFYDVLSYEVMKKCLKERSVCVDVGCHAGSFLRWMMEMAPKGTFFAFEPLPELYKRLSDSFTFPPVRVFNLALSDRADVVSFNYVVSNPAYSGLLKRRYDRPNETDCTITVPTDRLDSIIGEHDCVDFIKIDVEGAEFQVLRGGARTINRCKPIIVFEHGIGAADCYGTRPEQIYDLLCDECGLGISLLDGWLVGRQPLSRDGFCEQFNKGLNYYFIAHPVSL
- a CDS encoding glycosyltransferase family 2 protein, whose amino-acid sequence is MMESYPKITVVTPCYNHGRFIEQTITSILDQNYPNLEYIVMDGGSTDNSVQVIEKYQKHLAYWISEKDRGQSHAINKGFHHSTGEVMTWLNSDDCVEPGSLHLIADHVRRYPKIGAFVGHGRIVDTTGREIYFRKAGELTFERFCQWLDGGDFLQPSCFFRRSAWELVGPLDEHTHIAFDVDYWLRMAKCGVQFQAVEALLSTSLSHGTAKTTAFRHHMVIDTAVVVIRAGGEKYVRKRLDEMATQFSYYEANYNMIINHPVVKAVLPLVRLFIKPAARWKDVTPWW
- a CDS encoding class I SAM-dependent methyltransferase — translated: MAGTGFSNSMVVAELRYIQSVREAREFKNPDTWVRRFIPTFRRWQCALLSSRKLADLRSDPFYYYLVARTEYYDRLFLNAIEDNVRFIINVGCGTDTRPYRFNDALEKKGIKVLECDQPVAIAQKEEMSRRQGVFDHVAYMSVNLNDAAWPELESWLSRNRTGKGFVFMEGVSPYVNTDTFDRFLSLLAKELLPGSRVAYDFKLNGVKDDFGRTGRTQHPFRLPAARETISDYHKKFGYRLEHMELGSELSVRLLAGIKQMGAALFEEDALLQLEVMD